The Apium graveolens cultivar Ventura unplaced genomic scaffold, ASM990537v1 ctg7395, whole genome shotgun sequence genome has a window encoding:
- the LOC141704081 gene encoding histone H2B.10-like — protein MAPKADKRLVEKSPKQANVGKKLPKEASLATMEKNKNNRSRKILETYKIYIFKVLKQMHPDVGISSKAMGIMDSFINDIFEKLAGEASKLAKYNKKPTLTSREIQTAVKLVLPGELAKNAILEGTKAVIKFWNS, from the coding sequence ATGGCTCCAAAGGCAGACAAAAGGCTGGTCGAGAAATCACCGAAGCAGGCAAATGTTGGCAAGAAACTTCCGAAAGAGGCCAGTTTAGCGACGATGGAAAAAAATAAGAACAATAGAAGTAGGAAGATCTTGGAGACTTATAAGATATATATCTTTAAGGTGTTGAAGCAAATGCATCCTGATGTCGGAATATCGAGCAAGGCGATGGGGATAATGGACAGTTTTATTAATGACATTTTCGAGAAATTAGCGGGAGAGGCATCGAAGTTGGCGAAGTATAATAAGAAGCCTACACTTACGTCGAGGGAGATTCAGACCGCGGTGAAGCTAGTGTTGCCTGGGGAATTGGCTAAGAATGCTATTTTGGAAGGGACCAAGGCGGTTATCAAGTTTTGGAATTCTTAG